Below is a window of Quercus robur chromosome 6, dhQueRobu3.1, whole genome shotgun sequence DNA.
CAGAAGCAAAAAGTTTCATTTACCAAATGGTTTAATTGGCATTTAGAGTAGATTTTGAACCATCAAAGTCTTCGCTGGAAATTGTAGTTACattgtaaaaggaaaaaaaaaaaaaaaaccaatacttATGTCTATTGAGTTCGTTAAAAACACAATAGTTTGGACACCATTTACTGAAGCTggttagttatttttattttatttatagaagCATTTAAGAGGAGTATTAGAATTAGAAAGCTCAAAATTTGAATGGTATTGAGGAATGATGGCAGTTGTCATTGTCTTTCTTGGACCTTCCACGCCTCCACGGTTCCGCCTGCTTCAACTTCATGACCCATGACCCcattaatcaataatttatcCAACACAGCAACCCCTCTTTTGAGAAACGACACCccaaccttctctctctctctccctctctctctaaaatatcTGGTAAAAGACTGGAGTAGTGTAGGATACAGAATCATAGAATCTGATCTCACTTATCATCTTCTCCATCTCATCCTCCTGTTGCAGCCATCTTTGTTGTCACTCCCATcccatcaacaaaaaaaaaaaaaaaaaacccaatttttattgGCCTGGCAGGTACAATTACAATCTCTTAACTTCAAAGTTTGCAACTTCAAAATCCCCCAAATCTGAAAACttgaacccaaacccacaaaccccATCTGCCTATCTCTCTCACACAAACTTTAAACAACAgcaagatcaacaaaaattgaagcaGATACATAGTTGCCGTTGCCATGGGATTTGACAAGGAAGCAAGCTCATCCTCCCTTGTCCTAAAAGTCCCTCCTTTCCCACGAGAAGACACACCACTTTTAGCCAAACCTCGCAAACTCTCTTCCCAATCCAAGACCTTCGCCAATGTCTTCATCGCCATAGTTGGCTCAGGCGTGCTTGGCCTTCCTTACACTTTCAAAAAAACCGGATGGGTCTTCGGCTCTCTTATGCTTTTCTCTGTAGCCCTCCTCACCTACCACTGCATGATGCTTTTAGTCCAAACACGTCGCAAGCTTGAGTCTACCCTCGGCTTCTCTAAGATCAATTCCTTTGGTGACCTTGGTTTTACAGTCTGTGGACCCCTCGGTCGTTTCTCTGTTGATGTCATGATCGTTCTCGCTCAAGCTGGTTTCTGTGTCAGCTATTTGATTTTCATAGCAACCACTTTAGCTTTTCTCTTCAATTATGAATATAGCAGCTGGGATTTTGGTTTGTCACCgaaaagtttgtttctttggGCTTGTTTCCCTTTTCAGTTGGGGTTGAATTCGATTCCAACACTGACCCATTTGGCTCCTTTGAGTATTTTCGCTGATGTGGTCGATTTGGGAGCTATGGGGGTTGTGATGGTCGAGGacgtgatgatatttctccagaACAGACCAGCCTTGGAGGCTTTTGGAGGTTTGTCTGTTTTTCTTTATGGTGTGGGTGTGGCTGTGTATGCATTTGAAGGGGTAGGAATGGTTTTGCCGTTGGAATCAGAGGCAAAAGACAAAGACAAGTTTGGGAAAGTCTTGGGATTGTGTATGACTTTCATTTCTCTATTGTACGGTGGATTTGGAGTTCTGGGTTACTTCGCTTTTGGTGATGAAACCAAAGACATTATCACAACCAATTTTGGTCAAGGATTGATTAGCATTTTGGTTCAATTGGGTCTTTGTGTGAACCTCTTTTTCACCATGCCTCTGATGATGAACCCGGTTTATGAAGTGGTGGAGAGGCGCTTTTGTGACTCTAGGTTCTGTTTGTGGCTAAGGTGGGTGATGGTTTTGGTGGTGAGCTTGGTGGCTTTGTTGGTGCCTAATTTTGCAGATTTCTTGTCTCTTGTGGGGAGTAGCGTTTGTGTTGTTTTGGGGTTTGTGTTGCCTGCTTTGTTTCATTTGTTAGTGTTCAAGGTAGAGATGGGTTGGAAAGGGATTGTTTTGGATGGGTGCGTTCTGGTTTTGGGTGTGGTTATTGCAGTCACCGGAACCTGGTCTTCTCTAATGGAGATTCTTGCACCCAAAGCCTGATTAGCACAGATTAATGTGCCAATTATATTTGACACTAAATTACTAGTGTATGAATTTCATTACTCTTTTATTGTAGATTACTAGTATTATTTGCataataaaaggattagttTGTGCAATTGCCATATTTTGGAATGATGATCATTGAATCCATTCAATCATGATACAATACATGCTTTGTAGATATTTCCAAGCCTTAAATCActaattttt
It encodes the following:
- the LOC126690421 gene encoding amino acid transporter AVT3C-like — encoded protein: MGFDKEASSSSLVLKVPPFPREDTPLLAKPRKLSSQSKTFANVFIAIVGSGVLGLPYTFKKTGWVFGSLMLFSVALLTYHCMMLLVQTRRKLESTLGFSKINSFGDLGFTVCGPLGRFSVDVMIVLAQAGFCVSYLIFIATTLAFLFNYEYSSWDFGLSPKSLFLWACFPFQLGLNSIPTLTHLAPLSIFADVVDLGAMGVVMVEDVMIFLQNRPALEAFGGLSVFLYGVGVAVYAFEGVGMVLPLESEAKDKDKFGKVLGLCMTFISLLYGGFGVLGYFAFGDETKDIITTNFGQGLISILVQLGLCVNLFFTMPLMMNPVYEVVERRFCDSRFCLWLRWVMVLVVSLVALLVPNFADFLSLVGSSVCVVLGFVLPALFHLLVFKVEMGWKGIVLDGCVLVLGVVIAVTGTWSSLMEILAPKA